The Scatophagus argus isolate fScaArg1 chromosome 12, fScaArg1.pri, whole genome shotgun sequence genome includes the window AATCATTATAATTTTAGGTCAATTACTGAACAGATTTCTATGAGATTAATCTCTCATCCTTACGAATTCACAGCTGCATAATACACACTCTGCTGTCTAACCTAATATAATCCTAAGAAAATGAGCCCACAAAAGTGTCtatgcaaacacaacaacagcctcaGTGATATAATGCGACTGATGAGTATACACCATcgacagacaaaaaaaaatacaaaagtcaAAACCTCCTGGCTGATGTTGAATGGTCAAACCTTCCACCAGAAGATGGCAGCGGTGTATAGACAGAGAAGAGTGGGCCACAGTTCAAAGCACATAAATAATTCTGTACTGACCAGGCAAGACAATTatgttgttgtaaataaatgtaatcagGCATGAAATTCAGACATGgtacaatgacaataatttGAACATGCAAGAATAGACCAccagtcatttcattttatatatatgaaAAGAGATAAAGggaggcaaagaaaacaatgaaatacaagGCAGACTTAACTATTATAAAAGTTCATTTGTATTGTAGTTTTGGTCTGTTACATCTGGAGATGAATGCATTTGATGAATTAGACGttcaacataaaaacaagggagagctatcctgctgatagtcggctgggtaaaaggggggagaagaagaggtagacaggacagagaggatgaaagagagagagagagagagagaaacatacatgcaataaacatcataaattataaCACACAGGAACAACAGTATTACTCATGGAAGATGATACTTGATCTCAGGATAAATGTGGAGCAAAATTAAGCTATAAAACATATACCGGTACATGTGACAGAAGATAAGTCATTGTTTCCCTACAGTATGTTGGCGTTAGAGGAGCCACGGTGTGTTACCTGAAGCGTAACAATCTGTCTAATAGCTTTTCTAAACCAGGGGTAGACAAAAACATAGATCACAGGGTTCAGACAGGAGTTAAAATACACCTGAAGAGTTGCCAAAATCTCAGTTGACATACCAATCAATATTTTGCCGCCTATAAGAAAGACATAGTAATATGGACAGTAACAGatcagaaaaacagccacaacAATACCAAGAGTCCTGGCTGCTTTGATCTCAGACCTCTTAGCAGTCACAGTCTGTGAACGCATCGGCATGACAACTGCAATGTGGGAGCGCATGGCCCGAGCTTGAGAGATggcaacagaaaacactctCAAATACAGAGTTATGATAATAGATATGGGGAGAATGAAACTAAGAACAAGATCCACGTCTCCTGCAATGTTAATCACACATTCTCCATAGCAAGATTTATACTTGCCAGGTTGTTTCAGGTGAtcatagaaaacaaaaatgcagccAAAGAGAGAGTAGACCCAACACAAACTAACAGAGATTCTGACTGTTTTTAGAGTGACTCTGGTGTGGTAATGCAGAGGGTAACAAATAGCCACATACCGGTCGATTGATATGAGCACCATGCTTGTTACTGAGGCATAGATAATGACACAGGGTAACAAATAATACACACCACACATGATGTCACCCAAGAACCAGCAGTTACTCATTGAGATCATTTCAACCGGGATCACCACGAGGCCCACGAGAAAGTCtgagacagccagagagagaaggacgaggttggtggtggtgtggaGCTGCCTGCAGTGAGAGAATATCATCACCATGAACATCAGCATGAACAATATAATCATTGACAACAGTAATTGAGAAATAATAGCAGATTGTGGTTAAAATCTTAAAGGTTAttattttcatgaaaacaacTATCAGCTGGTTTTTCCTTCTGTGAGCATTAGCATAACAGTGTATTAGTACAGCTGAGGCGTGTATCACTGCCTGAAGTGGGAGATGGCGATGATGACCAGCAGGTTGAGAGCTGCAGTGAGaaaagagatgaaggagagaaagtggAAAAGCACAACTTCTGTCTGACTGCTCTTTGGCTTCCTGCAGGAGGCGTTGAGGAGCTGTGGAAAGCAGAGTTCATCTCCTTCCAGTGTCTCCATCatcagagaggggaggaggagatgagatgcTGCCAAACGCTGGCAGCTTTCTAACTGAAGGTCTTGGATAGATTGCATATTTATCTCCTCTCATTTTACTACTGCACTCAGGTCCTGCCTCTTTGTATCTCTTTTGGACATGgacttcctctgtgtctctgtctgtctctctctctcattgtttctctctctatctagGCCTGAAACAGCTTTGCATAGGGACCAACACAGTGTATTCTATCATATTCTATTCTAGGGTagcggggggctggagcctatcccagctgaatACGGGTGAGAGATGGGGTTCCCCACACGGAAACATAATATATGAgtgtatatgttttttttatctacacatatattttccaacatatatgtacatattaAAAATTGGCCCCCTACATacatgtctttcaactataattatatatatatatatatatatatatatatatatatatatatatatatatacacacactaacTGACAATGTTTGCATTATATTAAATCATGTTATATGCAAAGTCCAGCATAGGGGAAACTTGAGCTTATTCTCATAAAATGGACTCCCCTTTTTCCCAGCTCCCATGGGTTGACCAGTGCCATTGTACAGTGcagtccaaacaaacaaaaatcaaacaaagtagatttattttcttaatcAACATAAGTcatgaatgaacaaacaaaacaacattgaAATCACCCAAAACTAGCTTACCTTGCACACAagtaagacaaaagaaaatataatcaTCTTACCTAAACTCCCTGaccagaaaagaggagaaaaacaaaagaattaaatTCAAAGGACTTCACACCTCTACAGATTCTTGGACTGCTTGTTTAGATCGGGACTATTTACATAAGGATCAAGTTCTATGCAATCTGCAGTATGAACATGACACATCAATACAGAGGTCAGGATCAGCAGGGTCAGGTTTGGAgccagggagaaaaaaaaaaaaaaaagactccgCCAGCTGACACAGACAGTGCCATTTTAAAGGATGTCCAATAGGCAGTCACTTCCTGCAGCtcagagacaagacaagacagcacAACAGAGCAGATGCACAGCACCACCTCCAGGCGGGGAGGAGAACAAGAACAGCTTACAGAGCTTTACAGTACAAATTATGACCCAGGgtcatattatattatattataatatatatataataatataattataacCCTGACTCTTGAATCATGGACTTCACTAGACCCCTGAAGTTATGCTGTGGTATCTGCCATCAAGCTGTCtgtagcagatcctttaagtcctgCAAGTTGTGAGATGGGCCCATGGATCAGACCTGTTTTTCCAGCCCATCCCACAGATGTTCGACtggattgagatctggagaatGTGGAGGCCAAGACAACACCTCAAACTCATTGTTGggttcctcaaaccattcttgaaccatttttgcagtgtgacaAGACGCATAATCCTGCTGAAAAAGGCAactgccatcagggaatacCATTTCCATGAAGGGGTGTACTTGGTCAGCAGCAATGTTTAGGTAGGTGTTAtgtgtcaaagtaacatccacTTGAATGGCAGGAATCATAATTTCGCAGCAGAACATTccccaaagcatcacactgcctcCGCCAGCTTGCCTTCTTCCTATAGTGCATCCTGGTACCTTGTCTTCCCCAGGCTTGCAATACACGTGCACCTGGCCATCCACACAATTGTTAGGATCTCATGCCATGTGCTGAGATTAAACAATAGAGGGGCCTGCATGTAGTCCCAGCGTGGGCGAGAGTTTTATTAAACAAGCGCCAAAACCTCACTCATTGCACCAAGGTCTGAAGTGTGGTTGGTTTAAATTGAAACTCTGGCCTCTAACTGGATGAGACACACCAAAATTGCCTGGGATTCCCATTCCTCTCTGGTGACTTCATGTAAGTAATAAAAACATCGTCACATTTATCTTGTCATTATCTTAATAGTTATGCTTTATTGTTCccaaataaaagtgaaagtattgatcacaacaacaaaatggaTAATCAACCATAGACTGACAGATGATCCTACAATTTGTCTCCATGTTCATGTTACTTGATTAATAGTTCCCAGACAAGATAAGCAGAAATCCATAACTTATAACAAGTAAAACCAGGAGAGTAACTGAATCCTACATACAATGGCGACAGTTAATGTTGGTTAGGTGTAACAGTTAGCATACATGAAAATTACCCCAGTGAAAGTTAACATTAACTTGCTAATATAATAGCTGCAACTTACGTCAGGcaaaatctctctttttttttgatgaataaacaaaattgTGTGGAACTTCATTACACAACCGACTTTATATTCCATTAGGTGACTTATCTTAGGCCTTGAAATAGATAAGTGTgtcattatgaaataaaagtcctgtgaaataaataaataaatatagtcttattaaaaacataatttttaaatcttttcacCTTTTGAGTTTAAATTAGATAACAGGGTTTGAGGGATTGCTCCCAACAGTAGCTACTGTTATGCAAGtgaagcatgaaaaaaaaaggcatttaaattcattaaatgcctttttttttttaatatctcaAGCAATATAGGCATGTTCAAGTTGAAATAGGATGTGAAGTTTCTTTCAAACTGATCCAGCTTCCACAACAGCCATTCTAAATGAATGACCATTTCACATCTCAGTCTCAAGAGAGACGCACACACCTCACTGTTATTAGTTATATAGTTAAAGAAACAACAAGGTCAATACATTATTCAGAGTCAGTCGTTGCTACATATCAGACTGATATCCCAAAACCTCTTCAAACCAGATCAAAACTAGCTGGTTTGTCACATACCATAAATTTAGAGGCCATGGCATGTTCTCAACTGTTTACCTTTGATTAATTATTGGCCACTCAAGCAATGATTGCATCATGAGTTGATGCAAGGAGATCACAtcatatgtttattttgtggtCCATGTTTTCTTAACACCTCTTGCTGCAATGTTACTTCAGGGGTTGAGATGTCATCATCAGGTGTGAAAACTCTGCTTaagcagacacatacacagtccTTAAGAGCAGCTAATGACCTGCACAGAGAGCTGCTCAGTATCTAGAGGcaaattaaatgtgtgagaATCAAATGatgtaagtgtgtgagtgtgtgtgtgtgtgtatgtgtgtgcgcgtgttg containing:
- the LOC124067927 gene encoding trace amine-associated receptor 1-like, which translates into the protein MIILFMLMFMVMIFSHCRQLHTTTNLVLLSLAVSDFLVGLVVIPVEMISMSNCWFLGDIMCGVYYLLPCVIIYASVTSMVLISIDRYVAICYPLHYHTRVTLKTVRISVSLCWVYSLFGCIFVFYDHLKQPGKYKSCYGECVINIAGDVDLVLSFILPISIIITLYLRVFSVAISQARAMRSHIAVVMPMRSQTVTAKRSEIKAARTLGIVVAVFLICYCPYYYVFLIGGKILIGMSTEILATLQVYFNSCLNPVIYVFVYPWFRKAIRQIVTLQVTHRGSSNANIL